A single window of Sinorhizobium sp. RAC02 DNA harbors:
- a CDS encoding cupin domain-containing protein, giving the protein MVVQKFSLSDVELVKSPGQDADIYVGNLVDEQHGGPVTIGYGRYAPGQSLTETMAVHDTMIVLEGRLSVSTGNGTVTAGPGDIVYMPKGESVTITTEGEGALTAYVTYPHWAEAHEG; this is encoded by the coding sequence ATGGTGGTTCAGAAATTCAGCCTGTCCGACGTCGAACTGGTCAAGTCACCAGGACAGGATGCCGATATCTATGTCGGAAATCTGGTCGACGAACAGCATGGCGGCCCGGTCACCATCGGATACGGACGCTACGCGCCCGGCCAGTCGCTCACCGAGACGATGGCCGTACACGACACGATGATCGTCCTTGAAGGTCGTCTGTCCGTTTCGACGGGCAATGGCACCGTGACGGCTGGACCGGGCGACATTGTCTATATGCCAAAGGGCGAATCCGTGACGATCACCACGGAAGGCGAGGGCGCGTTGACGGCCTACGTGACCTATCCGCATTGGGCTGAGGCGCACGAAGGATGA
- a CDS encoding I78 family peptidase inhibitor, with product MFLRDAFMKVTTAFPPAKLSARNHSSLASLARNRAQSKYWNSFPGHGNWAQPTGLPDLSVGRRTFVAHSRVVLLGLVLLSTAAGLVTCSSVTTPGMPSGQCDAAAARTLIGNSKPTDEDAKHRTGATIVRHIAPGQPVTHDYRRDRVTVETDPTSRRVVGATCG from the coding sequence ATGTTCTTACGTGACGCTTTCATGAAGGTGACCACGGCATTTCCCCCCGCTAAACTAAGCGCCCGCAACCACAGCAGTCTTGCTTCCTTAGCCCGAAATCGAGCACAATCTAAGTATTGGAATAGCTTCCCGGGCCACGGAAACTGGGCGCAGCCAACAGGGTTGCCGGATCTGTCAGTCGGAAGGAGAACGTTTGTGGCGCATTCACGTGTTGTTCTGCTTGGTTTGGTATTGCTGAGCACAGCTGCAGGTTTGGTGACGTGCTCCTCGGTAACCACGCCCGGGATGCCAAGCGGTCAGTGCGATGCCGCGGCGGCCCGAACACTCATTGGGAACTCCAAGCCGACCGACGAAGATGCTAAACATCGAACGGGAGCGACAATTGTGCGCCATATCGCCCCGGGCCAGCCCGTTACACATGATTATAGACGAGACCGAGTGACCGTTGAGACCGATCCTACCTCCAGGCGCGTTGTCGGAGCCACCTGCGGATAA
- a CDS encoding 4-oxalocrotonate tautomerase family protein, which translates to MPYVNIKITNEGATPEQKAELISGVTDLLVRVLNKSPATTFVVIDEVLMEDWGVGGLPVADYRKSLLKPS; encoded by the coding sequence ATGCCCTATGTGAACATCAAGATAACAAATGAAGGTGCGACGCCCGAGCAGAAAGCGGAACTCATCAGCGGGGTGACCGATCTGCTTGTGCGTGTTCTGAACAAGAGCCCGGCCACGACCTTTGTGGTCATTGACGAGGTTTTGATGGAGGACTGGGGCGTCGGCGGCCTTCCTGTCGCAGATTATCGCAAGTCGCTTCTCAAGCCCTCGTGA
- a CDS encoding glutathione binding-like protein: MLLYFKPGACSLSIRIVLMELDLPFESVEVDTKAGKTINGADYCTINPKGYVPALQIEPGIVLTENPAILQYLADLRPQSGLAPSAGTLERSRLQEWLNFTSSELHKAFGPWFSGRAFVEGEQFRAETNLARRIDDVERGLSDGRRFVLGQTFTVADAYLFVVLNWTGFIGFDLARWPKVAAYVARVAQRPVVRAALIAEGLLQLEAAQ; encoded by the coding sequence ATGCTACTTTATTTCAAGCCGGGCGCCTGCTCGCTGTCGATCCGCATCGTGCTCATGGAACTCGATCTGCCGTTCGAAAGTGTCGAAGTCGATACGAAAGCGGGCAAGACGATCAATGGGGCCGACTACTGCACGATCAACCCGAAGGGCTATGTTCCGGCGCTGCAGATCGAACCAGGTATCGTGCTGACCGAAAACCCGGCGATCCTTCAGTACCTGGCCGATCTGCGGCCGCAATCCGGTCTTGCCCCGTCCGCCGGGACGCTCGAACGTAGCCGCCTGCAGGAGTGGCTGAACTTCACGTCCTCGGAACTGCACAAGGCGTTCGGCCCCTGGTTCAGCGGACGGGCCTTCGTGGAAGGGGAACAGTTCCGCGCGGAGACCAACCTTGCCCGCCGGATCGATGATGTGGAGCGCGGGTTGTCAGACGGAAGGCGGTTCGTTCTCGGTCAAACCTTTACCGTGGCGGATGCCTATCTGTTCGTCGTCCTCAACTGGACCGGCTTTATCGGGTTCGATCTCGCACGATGGCCAAAGGTTGCAGCCTATGTCGCGCGCGTCGCCCAGCGTCCCGTTGTCCGCGCGGCACTCATTGCCGAAGGCCTGCTTCAGCTGGAGGCCGCGCAATGA
- a CDS encoding ArsR family transcriptional regulator, translating into MRALTPADHQWADERANLLRALAHPHRLEILLRLTKGEKSFRDLALALGISDRSLSYSLTELCACSLVLKCRVDGCTYYSSNVPDFHVFWHTDK; encoded by the coding sequence ATGCGCGCACTGACACCAGCCGATCACCAGTGGGCCGACGAGCGGGCGAACCTGCTACGCGCCCTCGCCCACCCGCACCGGCTTGAAATCCTCCTCCGGCTCACGAAAGGCGAAAAAAGCTTTCGGGATCTTGCGCTGGCGCTTGGGATATCGGACCGTTCGCTGTCGTATAGCCTGACAGAACTTTGCGCGTGCAGCCTTGTATTAAAGTGCCGCGTAGATGGTTGCACGTATTACTCGTCAAACGTGCCGGATTTCCACGTGTTCTGGCATACTGACAAATGA
- the chrA gene encoding chromate efflux transporter, whose product MEGTVVNPATETTAAINAGGRQGTASEVFLAFLKLGLTSFGGPIAHLGYFRDELVVRRNWIDEAGYADLVALCQFLPGPASSQVGFALGLLRAGPLGALAAWMAFTLPSAFLLVAFAMTASAFNGPLGAGLLHGLKIVAVAVVAQAFWGMARSLAPDRQRAAIALAAMLTVIFVSSAIGQVAAIGLGGVLGLMVCRSGKAAGESALSFKVPRWIGIISLIAFFAMLVLLPLAAPSGLPGISLFDAFYRAGALVFGGGHVVLPLLQAEVVDPGWVSSDTFLAGYGITQAMPGPLFTFAAYLGAVMGPEPNGAVGAAIALLAVFLPGFLLLLGALPFWDDFRRRPLAQAAMRGANAAVVGILAAALYSPVWTSAIIRPYDFALAAVGFLLLTVWKAPPWIVVITMGVGGVGLLFV is encoded by the coding sequence ATGGAAGGAACTGTCGTGAACCCAGCAACCGAGACAACTGCCGCGATCAATGCTGGCGGACGACAAGGGACCGCAAGCGAAGTCTTCCTCGCCTTCCTGAAACTCGGGCTCACGTCTTTTGGAGGCCCGATCGCGCACCTGGGATATTTCCGCGACGAGCTTGTCGTCCGTCGGAATTGGATCGACGAGGCCGGATATGCTGATCTCGTTGCTCTGTGTCAGTTCTTGCCGGGTCCGGCCTCCAGCCAGGTAGGGTTTGCTCTAGGACTTCTACGGGCAGGACCTCTTGGTGCGCTGGCCGCGTGGATGGCCTTCACGCTTCCCTCTGCCTTTCTGCTGGTTGCCTTTGCCATGACGGCCAGTGCGTTCAATGGGCCTCTTGGCGCAGGCTTACTCCATGGCCTCAAGATCGTCGCCGTCGCTGTCGTCGCACAGGCGTTCTGGGGTATGGCTCGTAGCCTGGCGCCGGACCGGCAACGAGCCGCCATCGCTCTGGCGGCGATGCTGACCGTGATCTTCGTTTCGAGCGCCATTGGGCAAGTCGCGGCGATTGGTCTTGGCGGCGTGCTCGGTCTGATGGTGTGCCGAAGCGGCAAAGCGGCGGGCGAAAGCGCGCTGTCGTTCAAAGTACCGCGGTGGATCGGCATAATCAGCCTCATTGCATTTTTTGCAATGCTTGTGCTTTTACCTCTTGCTGCGCCCTCGGGATTACCGGGCATCTCGCTGTTCGATGCTTTTTACCGTGCGGGCGCCCTTGTGTTCGGAGGTGGCCACGTGGTGCTGCCTTTGCTGCAGGCGGAAGTCGTCGATCCCGGCTGGGTTAGCAGCGATACCTTCCTGGCTGGCTATGGCATCACCCAGGCAATGCCGGGTCCGCTCTTCACATTTGCGGCCTATCTTGGCGCCGTTATGGGACCGGAGCCGAATGGCGCAGTCGGTGCTGCGATCGCGCTATTGGCGGTATTCCTTCCGGGTTTCTTGCTGCTGCTGGGGGCTCTCCCGTTCTGGGACGATTTCCGCCGGCGTCCGCTCGCGCAGGCGGCCATGCGCGGAGCGAATGCGGCTGTTGTCGGTATCCTGGCGGCCGCGCTCTACAGCCCGGTCTGGACGAGTGCAATCATACGGCCCTATGACTTCGCGCTGGCCGCGGTTGGCTTCCTGTTGCTCACTGTCTGGAAGGCGCCCCCCTGGATTGTTGTCATCACGATGGGCGTCGGCGGGGTAGGGCTGTTATTCGTCTAA
- a CDS encoding nuclear transport factor 2 family protein: MSTPLEEIRETLGNYFDALYFCDVDRLQSVFHPAAVYATPDETPFLHRTMAEYFPIVAARQSGASRNEARHDQIEAIDIGTDNIALARVRCTIGTRDFVDFLTLVRVDGTWRIIAKIFNIIEPQR; this comes from the coding sequence ATGAGCACTCCCCTTGAAGAGATCCGCGAAACACTAGGTAACTATTTCGACGCTCTCTATTTTTGCGACGTCGATCGGCTCCAAAGCGTCTTTCACCCGGCAGCCGTCTACGCGACGCCTGACGAGACCCCCTTTCTTCATCGCACGATGGCGGAGTATTTTCCGATCGTCGCAGCCAGGCAATCCGGCGCTTCGCGCAACGAAGCCCGCCACGATCAGATTGAAGCCATCGACATTGGAACCGACAACATTGCACTCGCCCGGGTGCGGTGCACGATTGGAACCCGGGACTTCGTCGATTTCCTGACGCTCGTGCGCGTCGATGGGACTTGGCGGATCATCGCCAAGATCTTCAACATCATTGAGCCGCAACGATAA
- a CDS encoding helix-turn-helix domain-containing protein, producing MQMSLKIRKNRSAALPEPCVLTECMAVIAGAWAPNVIWHLRAGPRRFSELRLDIPPVSAKVLSQRLKELEARGVINRTIQPTTPPSVEYELTALGEELVPALSAIVEVGHKLKIGTAGLAVP from the coding sequence ATTCAAATGAGCCTCAAGATCCGGAAAAACAGAAGCGCTGCGCTACCCGAGCCGTGTGTGTTGACCGAGTGCATGGCGGTGATTGCCGGCGCTTGGGCGCCAAATGTGATTTGGCATCTGCGCGCCGGGCCACGCCGCTTCAGCGAACTTCGTCTTGATATACCGCCGGTATCCGCAAAGGTGCTTTCGCAGCGTCTGAAGGAACTGGAAGCGCGCGGCGTTATAAACCGCACCATTCAACCGACCACGCCTCCATCTGTTGAGTATGAGTTGACGGCTCTCGGTGAAGAATTGGTGCCAGCCCTCAGCGCCATCGTCGAGGTGGGGCACAAACTAAAGATAGGGACAGCCGGGCTTGCAGTTCCGTAA